Below is a genomic region from Fusobacterium nucleatum.
ATAGAGGTTTTTCATATAGATATGATGTCAAATTAGATATGAGAATGAACACAGAGCAAAAAATTTCTGCCTATGATGTTATAAATACTTATTCAGAGGAGCAACTATCAAAGATAATTTTTGAATATGGAGAAGAAAGACATGCTAGAAAAATCGCAAAACTTATAGTTGAGGAAAGAAAATCTTCTCCAATAGAAAAAACTTCTGATTTAATTACTTTAATCAAGAGAGCTTATCCTGAAAGGGCCTCAAAGCACCCAGCTAAAAAAACTTTTCAAGCTATTAGAATAGAGGTAAATAGAGAACTAGAAGTTTTAGAAAATGCTATGTCTAAGGCAGTTGAGCTTTTAAAAATTGGTGGAAGACTAGCCATTATAACTTTCCATTCGTTAGAAGATAGAATAGTGAAAAATAAATTTAAAGATTTAGCAACTGCTTGTAAGTGTCCAAAGGACATTCCTATTTGTGTATGTGGTGGTGTTAAAAAATTTGAAATCATCACAAAAAAGCCTATAATACCAATAGATGATGAGCTAAAAAATAATAATAGAGCTCACTCATCAAAACTTAGAATTTTAGAAAGGATACTAGACTAATATGAGGTATATTACTATTGTTTTTGCTTTTTGTATTCTTGGAATTTGGCTTTTTAACGTAAAAACTCTAAGAGAAGTAACAAGCCTTGAAAAAGAATTAAAAATAGCTAATGAAAATTTAGAAGAATTAGAAAAAGAATTAGATAAAAAAATAATGTTTTATGATGCTAAACTAGATTTAGACAAGATAAGAAAAGATATGGAAGCTAGGGGAATGAAAGTAAGTGACGAGGTCATTTACTTTGAAATTGAGGAATAAAATGTTAAAAGTATCTGATGTTATAAAAATTAAGATTGAAAAAATAGTCTTTGGTGGTGAAGGGCTAGGATATTATAATGGTTTTGCTGTTTTTGTTCCCATGTCTATACCTGAAGATGAACTTGAAATAGAAATTATTTCTGTAAAAAAAACTTATGCCAGAGGTCTAATAAAAAATATTATTAAGGCTTCACCTGAAAGAATAGACAGCCATAAATTTACTTTTGAAGATTTCTATGGTTGTGATTTTGCTATGCTTAAATATGAAAGTCAATTAAAATACAAGAAACTTATGGTTGAAGAAGTTATGAGAAAAATTGCAGGACTTTCTGATACTAAAATCTCTGATGTCCTAGCAAGTGAAGATGTATATAATTATAGAAATAAGATTATAGAGCCATTTTCTGTTTATAATAACAAAATTATAACTGGTTTCTTTAAAAGAAAAAGTCATGAAGTTTTTGAAGTAGATGAAAATATTTTAAATTCTAAATTAGGAAATAGAATTATAAAAGAATTAAAAGAAATTTTAAATAAAAATAAAATTTCTGTCTACAACGAGATTACTCATAAAGGACTTTTAAGAAATAT
It encodes:
- the rsmH gene encoding 16S rRNA (cytosine(1402)-N(4))-methyltransferase RsmH, whose amino-acid sequence is MEKIGNDYHIPVLYYETLDNLVINPDGIYIDCTLGGGSHSEGILERLADKGLLISIDQDTNAIEYSKKRLEKFGSKWKVFKGNFENIDTIAYMAGVDKVDGILMDIGVSSKQLDDPDRGFSYRYDVKLDMRMNTEQKISAYDVINTYSEEQLSKIIFEYGEERHARKIAKLIVEERKSSPIEKTSDLITLIKRAYPERASKHPAKKTFQAIRIEVNRELEVLENAMSKAVELLKIGGRLAIITFHSLEDRIVKNKFKDLATACKCPKDIPICVCGGVKKFEIITKKPIIPIDDELKNNNRAHSSKLRILERILD